The genomic stretch GTTGCCGATTATTTCGCATAATCTTGCAAAGAACAAATTTGCAGAAAGCAGCTGGAGCGACGATATGAATATTATGGATTTCGGTAATGATGATGATTTCGGCACATCGTGGATTTCCAATTATGAAGTGAAACATCCCTGGTACGAAGTTGATTTGGGAAAAATGCAGCCGTTCAATATGCTTGTCGTTACCGAGGGCGGAAAGCCTGTTATCAATAAATACCGCATTGAATATTTTGCAAATAACCAATGGAAGCCTTTATTGACGGGCGATGATACAAAACGTGTGAAAATTCATCGGTTTGAAACGGTTAAAGGCAGTAAAGTAAGAATATTAATAGACGATTTTTCCAATACACCTTCTATTGCGGAGTTTGGTGTTTATGACGAGAAAAGATAATTTGAAACTTTATTTGTGAAATAGAAATTGTTTCAGATAATCTTCTCGCAAGTAGTCTTTTTATGACTGTTTGCAGTTGCTCGAAAAAAGAGCGCTGCTTAGATGCTATCCATACTGTCTGTGAATGATTATGCTCAAGCCAATATGCCTTTAAAAGGAGTGATGGTATGAGCATAATCAATTATTGAATCTTATACAACTCTTTGATTGTTGTTTATGTTAAACTCCTGAAGAAGCAAACGGATCTCTTAGCATAAAAAGGAAGTCCCAACTGTTTATTTCTGAAATATTATGATTTGCTTATATATACTCGTGTTAAAACATCTATTAACAGTCTGTTTAATATTTGTTGACAATTGCATTTATGATTGTTAAATACCTTTGAATTGTCAAACGGTTGTTGGTAACTTTGCATTACCGCAATGCTGTGCGTCAATTACATCTATTGAGATGCTACATCTCTGTAATCGGAATATACCGGCGCAATTAAATAATTTCATCACAGTTGATTTTTAGTATTGATTGGTGGTAAATTAAAATAAGGCAATGAACCTATGTATATATTGTTTCAAAGGAAGCATTCGCTTTCGTTTTAGCAGCAAGAACTTTCAATAAATATCATTCAAAGCAAAAGCGCTGTCTGATTTAGTTGGAAATTTTCTTTACACCTTAAAGCCCGCATTTTTATTATTGAATTTTGTACGATTTGCTTTTATAATAGCTGCATTATAAAAACAAATGGTCGTATGTATCCTTGTGAATTTAGTTTATTATTTACTACCTATAAATTGAAAAACAGATGTCAAAGATTACGATTCGCATAATCAGTAAAATTCCCTGTCTTCTCTTTTTCCTTGCATTTTTTGCTTCACATAAATTACAGGCACAGGGCAATGCTAAGGAGATTACTATTACAGGAACTGTTAAAGACAGTCAAACGTTGGATTCCCTTCCAGGCGTTTCCATTCTGGTAGCCGGGATGAGAAAAGGAACAGTAACGAATGCCGCCGGAAAATTTGAGCTAACGGTTGCTGATACGGTAAAGAATCTTGTCGTAAGCTTTATCGGATACGCTTCCAAACAGATAAGTATTTCAGGTGCATCGGGTCCAATAGACGTTTTATTGGAACCATTAAACAAGTCGCTTAGCGATGTCGTTGTGGTGGGCTATGGAACACAAAAAAAGGAAGATCTTACTTCTGCCGTTACTCAGGTAAATGCCAAAGATTTTAATGCAGGCGGGGCACGGAATGCCATGGATTTAATCCAGGGCAAGGTTGCAGGGCTAACAATTACACGAACTTCCGGTTCCAATCCCAACTCAAGTCCGAGTACTCAGTTAAGGGGTGTGGCATCCATTAGCGGTTCAAACAGTCCGCTGGTGGTTATTGACGGAGTGCCGGGAGGAAACTTAGACCTGCTTCAGCAAAGCGATATAGAATCTATCACTGTACTCAAAGATGGTTCGGCGGCAGCCATTTATGGTACGCGTGCAAATGGGGGTGTAATTTTGGTTACTACTAAACATGGAGGAAACGGCGAACCTAAGTATGAGTATAACGGATGGGTAAGAAAAGAATATCTTTCCCGTTATCCTAAAGTGCTTTCTGCAGCCCAATACAGAGAGAAAATAAATGAAGGGGTTATTTCGGCAGACAATGATAAAGGAAGCTCTACGGACTGGTTCGACGAATTAATCAATCACAACAATGTCAGTCATTATCACAATATATCACTGACCGGAGGAAATGCAAACACAAATTACAGGGCAAGCTTGTACTATTCCAACTATGAAGGAATAGCCAAGGCGAACAGCAGGCAGCAATATGGCGGAACAGCCAATATATTCCATAAAGGATTCAATGACCGCCTCACTACGCAGGTTACAATCATGATGAATCATAACAGGGCGAATTTGTTGGGAGGAGGCAATTGGGAAGATGCATTGTTTAAGGAAAATCCTACACAAAGTCCCTATGATTCCACAAACCCCGGCGGCTATTGGAACGATAACCAGGTGGAAAATGTAGTTTCAAGATTGCATCAGGAAACATCTTGGCGCGACCAGGAAACAAGTCTGGAACAATTCAAAACAACATTAAAGATAATTAATGATTTAAGCATAACTGCTACCGGCTCTGCGCAAAGAAATCAGTATGTAGATAATCAATACAAATTGCTCGATTCCCGCGCTTCGCAAAATGACGGAGACAATCCTTCCGGAGGTTACGCTTATAAAGGTTCGGAACTGCAGAATGATTATTTGTTTGAATCATATTTGAGTTATAACTCTTCATTTTCTAAAGACCACGCCATCAGTGCCATTGCCGGCTACAGCTACCAGTATCATGAAGAAGAAGGCTTCAATGCTTCCAATAAAGGATTTTCTGCTGATGAAACTGCCGAAGACGATTTAGGTGCGGGAAATGCATTAGGACAAGGGCATGCAGGAGAGTATAGCGAAAAATTTGCCAACACTTTAATTTCTTTTTATGGCAGAGTCAACTATTCATATCTGGATAAATACCTGGTAGAAGCTATTTTACGCCATGAAGGTTCAACTATGTTCGGTGCAAATAACAAATGGGCAAATTTTCCGGCAATCTCGGCAGGCTGGATTTTAAGCAAAGAACCATTTATGCAAAGTGTAAAATGGGTAAATAATTTAAAGATAAGAGCCGGCTATGGTATTACGGGAAACCAAAGTTTCGGTAATGGCACATATCCGTTTGTAACCTTAGGTACCGGAGGTTATTATTTGTATCCGGACGGAACATGGCATCAAACCTATGGTCCTTCTTTAAATCCTAATCCGGATTTGAAATGGGAAAGAAAGAAGGAGCTAAATATCGGAACGGACTTTGGCTTATTCAACAACCGCCTGACCGGTTCTATTGATTGGTTCCAGCGGAGAACAGATGGTCTGGTTATTCAGGCAACCGTAGAGCAGCCGGCGAATGTTGCACAGCAAACGTTGCTGAACGTGGGAGAATTAGGCTCCAACGGTATAGAATTGACACTGGGTGCCACTCCGGTGCAAACAAGTATATTTAGCTGGCATATTGATATGACGGGCTCACATGCAAGAACAAAATTGCTGAAATATACAAACGGAAATTATTTAAATGGCGGTGGCATTGGCGGCTATGGCGATTTAGGTAATGCTTATAATTATATATATCCGGGCGATTATCTTGGAGAATTTTTTGGAAAAAGATTTGCAGGATATGACGAAAATGGGAAATGGCTGTTTTACGACAAAAATGGACAGAAAGTAAATGTAACTGAGGCGAGTGATGTTGCTAATCAAACTTATATAGGAAATGGTATTCCTAAATATTATGCTTCGCTGACAAATACATTTACCTATAAAAATTTCTCCCTAAGATTTTCTTTAAGAGGAAAATTCGGTTATAAAATCTTAAACACCGTAGATCTGGATTATGGAAATCAATACGCGTTGCCGGCCAATGTATTGCAATCGGCATTCACGACTTACAAACAGCTTAATGATGCTTACGCATACTCCGACCTTTATTTACAAAATGGCAATTTTATAAAATTAGACGAGGTGACTTTTTCCTATAACATTCCTATTAAATCCAATAAGTATATACGAAATGTAAATGTATATGTAACCGGTTCGAATTTGGCATTGATAACGAGTTATAAGGGCAATGACCCCGACTTTGTAAATGATACCGGTCTATATCCCGGTATTGACGGTCAGGGTGTATATCCGAGCACGCGTTCTTTTCTGCTGGGTATCAATGTAGGGCTTTAAATAAAAATATAAACAAATGAGATCTGGTGTAATTATATAGCGGGGTTCCGTTCGATTATTAAAAAAACAATAAAAAATATACGAATGAAAAAGTGTAAATATCTGATATTATTTGTGGTGCCGGCATATTTAATTTATTCCTGTACCAAGCTGGACTCCTCAGCATATCACTCCATTCCGGCAGATGACTATTATAAAAATAAAGATGAAGTAATTTCAGCAGTGCTTCGCCCTTATACGCATACCAATGCCTGGGCAACAAGCGCCGGGCAAATAGGTTGGTGGCGTGTGAGCGAGTTAGCCGCAGACCAGTTGGCATGGCCGAGAAAAGGTATCGACGGAGATGATCAGGGCAGGTGGAGATTTCTGCACTACCATACCTGGACATCAGACGGCGACCTGATAAGTACTCCCTGGACACTTTTGTGGACTGGCTTAGGGTATTGTAATTCCGCCATAGAAAACATTGGAACAAGGGATGCTGCCTCGATGGGTATTACCGAGGAGGAGAAAAAAAATTACGTGGCGGAAATGAAGCTGCTGCACGCATTCTATTACATACGGATTATGGATTTATGGGGAAATGTGCCTTGGGTTACAAGTATAGAACAGGAGCATCCTACCACTATTCCGAGAGCCCGGATTTTTGATTCTATAGAAGCGGAAATTAAGGCAAATATCAACCTCGTCCCCAATCTGTCGGAACAGTTGCTCGGCAGAATGAGCAAGGCTGGTGCTTATGCTATGTTGGTAGAGCTGTATTTAAATGCAGAGCAATGGTCAGGTAAGGCAAGGTGGCAAGATTGTATTAACGCATGTGATTCTTTAATTGATAATAAAGCGGGCGGCGTTGTGGATAA from Arachidicoccus sp. BS20 encodes the following:
- a CDS encoding SusC/RagA family TonB-linked outer membrane protein, giving the protein MSKITIRIISKIPCLLFFLAFFASHKLQAQGNAKEITITGTVKDSQTLDSLPGVSILVAGMRKGTVTNAAGKFELTVADTVKNLVVSFIGYASKQISISGASGPIDVLLEPLNKSLSDVVVVGYGTQKKEDLTSAVTQVNAKDFNAGGARNAMDLIQGKVAGLTITRTSGSNPNSSPSTQLRGVASISGSNSPLVVIDGVPGGNLDLLQQSDIESITVLKDGSAAAIYGTRANGGVILVTTKHGGNGEPKYEYNGWVRKEYLSRYPKVLSAAQYREKINEGVISADNDKGSSTDWFDELINHNNVSHYHNISLTGGNANTNYRASLYYSNYEGIAKANSRQQYGGTANIFHKGFNDRLTTQVTIMMNHNRANLLGGGNWEDALFKENPTQSPYDSTNPGGYWNDNQVENVVSRLHQETSWRDQETSLEQFKTTLKIINDLSITATGSAQRNQYVDNQYKLLDSRASQNDGDNPSGGYAYKGSELQNDYLFESYLSYNSSFSKDHAISAIAGYSYQYHEEEGFNASNKGFSADETAEDDLGAGNALGQGHAGEYSEKFANTLISFYGRVNYSYLDKYLVEAILRHEGSTMFGANNKWANFPAISAGWILSKEPFMQSVKWVNNLKIRAGYGITGNQSFGNGTYPFVTLGTGGYYLYPDGTWHQTYGPSLNPNPDLKWERKKELNIGTDFGLFNNRLTGSIDWFQRRTDGLVIQATVEQPANVAQQTLLNVGELGSNGIELTLGATPVQTSIFSWHIDMTGSHARTKLLKYTNGNYLNGGGIGGYGDLGNAYNYIYPGDYLGEFFGKRFAGYDENGKWLFYDKNGQKVNVTEASDVANQTYIGNGIPKYYASLTNTFTYKNFSLRFSLRGKFGYKILNTVDLDYGNQYALPANVLQSAFTTYKQLNDAYAYSDLYLQNGNFIKLDEVTFSYNIPIKSNKYIRNVNVYVTGSNLALITSYKGNDPDFVNDTGLYPGIDGQGVYPSTRSFLLGINVGL